A single Flavobacteriales bacterium DNA region contains:
- a CDS encoding S41 family peptidase, which translates to MDIQRVTSLLIFFLCFTSIGMQGQTTEASAQLESFNSLVYHIEELYVDSVDREALVRDAIIGMLEELDPHSTYIPKEELKAMNEPLKGNFDGVGIQFNILEDTIFVVSPITGGPSEKVGIQAGDRIISVEDENVAGMGIKNSDVQRLLKGPRGTEVSVGVVRRGVNEVIDFTITRDKIPIYSVVASYMADPETGYIKISRFAATTISEFRRALSELKAQGMENLILDLQGNGGGYLRTAIEIADEFLSDDQLIVFTEGRSFPKNETYASARGEFEKGKLAVLIDEGSASASEIVSGAIQDWDRGVIIGRRSFGKGLVQKPVGLPDGSAVRLTTQKYFTPSGRCIQKPYEEGVDAYRDERRDRLEKGELTDQSMLNINDSLQFFTKLNKRKVYGGGGIIPDIFIPLDTTMGSDYYYDVVRKGVMNQFVLNYVNDNRDGLSENYNTASELREGLELSDDFMQGLFDKAEKEGIEYNEEEYQQAKDLFDTRLKALVARNLFDIEAFYEVINPILPAYQKAMEVMTDDTFKRLNLAQNN; encoded by the coding sequence ATGGACATACAACGAGTAACATCCCTTCTGATCTTCTTCCTATGTTTTACGAGTATTGGTATGCAGGGGCAGACGACCGAAGCATCGGCTCAATTGGAGAGCTTTAATTCCCTGGTCTATCATATCGAGGAACTCTACGTAGATTCTGTCGACCGTGAAGCACTTGTGCGAGATGCCATCATCGGTATGTTAGAGGAATTGGACCCACACAGCACCTATATCCCTAAAGAGGAACTCAAGGCCATGAACGAACCTCTGAAAGGCAACTTCGATGGGGTAGGTATTCAGTTCAACATCTTGGAGGATACCATTTTCGTGGTCTCTCCGATCACTGGAGGCCCTTCAGAGAAAGTAGGTATCCAGGCGGGTGACCGTATCATCAGTGTAGAAGATGAGAATGTAGCGGGGATGGGTATCAAGAACAGTGATGTACAACGCCTACTGAAAGGACCCAGAGGTACTGAGGTCAGTGTGGGTGTAGTACGCAGGGGTGTAAATGAAGTGATCGATTTTACCATCACCAGGGACAAGATTCCTATCTACAGTGTGGTGGCATCCTATATGGCGGATCCAGAGACCGGATACATAAAGATCAGCCGATTTGCTGCTACCACCATCTCAGAGTTCAGAAGAGCATTGAGCGAGTTGAAAGCTCAAGGAATGGAAAATCTGATCCTGGACCTTCAAGGCAATGGAGGTGGATATCTACGTACGGCCATCGAGATTGCTGACGAGTTCCTGAGTGATGATCAACTCATCGTATTCACTGAAGGAAGGTCTTTCCCCAAGAATGAGACCTACGCATCGGCCCGAGGAGAATTCGAAAAAGGGAAACTGGCTGTACTCATCGATGAAGGAAGTGCCTCAGCGAGTGAGATCGTATCCGGTGCCATTCAGGATTGGGATCGAGGAGTGATAATCGGCAGACGCTCATTCGGTAAAGGACTGGTGCAGAAACCGGTCGGGCTACCTGATGGCAGTGCGGTGAGATTGACCACGCAGAAGTATTTCACCCCTTCTGGCAGATGTATTCAGAAACCGTATGAAGAAGGAGTAGATGCCTACCGGGACGAACGTAGGGACAGATTGGAAAAAGGAGAACTTACTGACCAATCTATGCTCAACATCAATGATTCACTTCAGTTCTTCACCAAACTCAATAAGCGTAAGGTGTATGGCGGTGGAGGAATAATCCCGGACATATTCATACCTCTGGATACCACTATGGGTTCGGATTACTATTATGACGTGGTACGAAAAGGTGTCATGAATCAATTCGTTCTGAACTATGTCAACGACAATCGTGATGGTCTCAGCGAGAACTACAACACCGCCTCCGAGTTGCGAGAAGGATTGGAGTTGTCAGATGATTTCATGCAAGGATTATTCGACAAGGCAGAAAAAGAAGGTATCGAATACAATGAAGAGGAGTATCAGCAAGCCAAGGATCTCTTCGACACACGTTTGAAGGCATTGGTTGCTAGGAATCTATTCGATATCGAGGCATTCTATGAGGTGATCAACCCTATCCTACCCGCTTACCAAAAAGCGATGGAGGTCATGACAGATGACACGTTCAAGCGCTTGAATCTGGCTCAGAATAACTGA
- a CDS encoding TlpA family protein disulfide reductase: MSFSIRSISILIQLVLALHMGAAVIHGQAPDMAGERIVLYTYADQVSELLEKQDETVVDSDGNFKLTADISSIRLARLTVDFTMAHLYLEPDGSYVIEYPAPPTDAPRRFGKEAETEVIFTDLSPDDINSDIIDFNVNYDLFFQKNYELLRRLFSPRDQAVQSDSNAVRTLQGIHPSRLLFNKVKAFRSTMDSIYAEGDDPYFALYRNAVIGQLMLNGNSDLTPRQFFQEFIEPHPVAIHHPEHIALLREFYKYYLVKNTDSFGEEKLDSAININGSYTELSAIMEADDFVARTPLRELVMCLALEEIWNGSLNRTMGIQILEHIAEQGASEESRTIARNLIAKLSSRAEGLPIMDFEFTDQFNEVHRISDLKGRPILIGFDATWCTRCKEEQATLQTFLGEYARDIHHIQFLIHDGPEPRDDRPLLRSSLQATEDIYSPLIRQLGIVNLPFFILVDENGVVVKDQIPLPSEGLEAQLHRITTEDPVTRSRPIGSKEN; encoded by the coding sequence ATGTCGTTTTCCATACGTAGTATATCCATCCTGATCCAACTGGTGCTGGCACTCCACATGGGTGCTGCTGTGATCCATGGACAGGCTCCTGATATGGCAGGTGAGCGAATCGTCCTCTATACATATGCAGATCAGGTGAGCGAGTTGCTGGAGAAGCAAGACGAGACCGTTGTGGATTCAGATGGGAATTTCAAGTTGACTGCAGATATCTCCTCTATCCGATTGGCCAGATTAACGGTGGATTTCACCATGGCCCACCTCTACTTGGAACCAGACGGAAGCTACGTGATCGAATATCCCGCTCCACCAACAGATGCGCCCAGAAGATTTGGAAAAGAAGCCGAGACCGAGGTCATCTTCACCGATCTCTCACCCGATGACATCAATTCCGATATCATCGATTTCAATGTGAATTATGATCTATTCTTCCAAAAGAATTATGAGCTCCTCAGAAGATTATTCTCTCCTCGGGATCAAGCAGTACAAAGTGACTCCAACGCAGTAAGAACTTTACAGGGCATCCACCCGAGCAGGTTGCTATTCAATAAGGTCAAAGCTTTCCGTTCCACTATGGATAGTATCTATGCTGAAGGGGATGATCCTTATTTTGCCTTGTATCGAAATGCCGTCATCGGCCAACTCATGTTGAATGGGAATTCGGACCTGACACCCAGACAGTTCTTTCAAGAATTCATCGAACCGCATCCGGTGGCCATTCATCATCCTGAACACATTGCATTGCTCAGGGAATTCTACAAGTATTATTTGGTCAAGAACACGGATTCTTTTGGAGAAGAGAAGTTGGATAGCGCCATCAACATCAATGGATCCTATACAGAGCTTTCCGCCATCATGGAAGCAGACGATTTTGTCGCTCGCACACCGTTGCGCGAACTCGTGATGTGTCTAGCACTGGAAGAGATATGGAATGGCAGCTTGAATCGGACGATGGGAATACAGATACTGGAGCATATTGCAGAACAAGGTGCGAGCGAAGAAAGTCGAACAATAGCTAGGAATCTCATAGCGAAGTTGAGTAGCAGGGCAGAGGGATTGCCTATAATGGATTTCGAGTTCACCGATCAATTCAACGAAGTCCATCGTATCTCCGACCTGAAAGGGCGTCCGATACTCATCGGATTCGATGCCACTTGGTGCACCCGGTGCAAAGAGGAACAGGCGACCCTCCAAACCTTTCTGGGAGAGTACGCACGAGATATCCATCACATACAATTCTTGATACACGATGGACCAGAGCCAAGAGATGACAGGCCTTTACTGCGGTCAAGCTTACAGGCCACTGAGGATATCTACAGTCCACTCATCCGGCAATTGGGCATCGTCAATCTTCCATTCTTTATCTTGGTAGATGAGAATGGAGTCGTGGTCAAGGATCAAATACCCTTGCCAAGTGAAGGGCTCGAAGCACAATTACATAGAATCACGACCGAAGATCCGGTGACCCGATCCAGACCCATCGGGTCCAAAGAGAATTGA